One genomic region from Pseudochaenichthys georgianus chromosome 15, fPseGeo1.2, whole genome shotgun sequence encodes:
- the LOC117459944 gene encoding tetratricopeptide repeat protein 27-like gives MPLDVELPVLRGFLTPSEAAEWKQNMFSTAEAGPLLKSLMEGDLEEVLLSPQVLDLLRGDGSCSEGEDIEAYLEKQVLQYLTCGTNNEHTNSCTPNPSIRIVR, from the exons ATGCCGCTGGACGTGGAGCTCCCCGTGCTGCGAGGCTTCCTGACACCAAGCGAGGCAGCGGAATGGAAGCAGAATATGTTCAGTACTGCAG AGGCGGGCCCTCTGCTGAAGTCCCTGATGGAGGGGGACTTGGAGGAGGTCCTGCTGAGCCCACAGGTGTTGGACCTGCTTAGGGGAGATGGCAGCTGCAGTGAGGGGGAGGACATCGAGGCCTACCTGGAGAAACAGGTGCTGCAGTACCTCACCTGTGGCACCAACAATGAACACACCAACAG ctgcacgccCAACCCATCGATTCGCATcgtgagatga